In a single window of the Excalfactoria chinensis isolate bCotChi1 chromosome 2 unlocalized genomic scaffold, bCotChi1.hap2 SUPER_2_unloc_1, whole genome shotgun sequence genome:
- the SCX gene encoding basic helix-loop-helix transcription factor scleraxis isoform X1, which produces MSFAMLRPAAGRYLYPEISMLSEDEENGSESSGSDEKPFHLDADGFAIKAGKRRSGKKPGRLHREPRQRHTANARERDRTNSVNTAFTALRTLIPTEPADRKLSKIETLRLASSYISHLGNVLLVGEACGDGQPCHTSPAFFHHGGGGGGGSPPARDSENSQPKQICTFCLSNQRKLRLQIRYFQTLKSERMKEWETPDGFRSWN; this is translated from the exons AGCATGCTGTCCGAGGACGAGGAGAACGGCAGCGAGAGCTCGGGCTCCGACGAGAAGCCCTTCCACCTGGACGCCGACGGCTTCGCCATCAAAGCCGGCAAGAGGAGGAGCGGTAAGAAGCCCGGGCGGCTGCACCGCGAGCCCCGGCAGCGGCACACGGCCAACGCGAGGGAGAGAGACCGCACCAACAGCGTCAACACCGCCTTCACGGCGCTGCGCACCCTCATCCCCACCGAGCCGGCCGACAGGAAGCTCTCCAAGATCGAGACGCTGCGCCTGGCCTCCAGCTACATCTCGCACCTGGGCAACGTGCTGCTGGTGGGCGAAGCGTGCGGCGACGGGCAGCCCTGCCACACCAGCCCGGCTTTCTTCCAtcacggcggcggcggcggcggcggcagcccCCCGGCACGCGACTCCGAGAACTCCCAGCCCAAACAGATCTGCACTTTCTGCCTCAGCAACCAGAGGAAGCTG CGTCTGCAGATCCGCTACTTCCAGACCCTGAAAAGTGAGAGGATGAAGGAATGGGAAACCCCGGATGGTTTTAGGAGCTGGAACTGA